A single Euzebya rosea DNA region contains:
- the mazG gene encoding nucleoside triphosphate pyrophosphohydrolase, which produces MDDTTAAPMPRLVLIDTVDQLPGLLPLHAFQALRSCDLIVLSGPEHPMAHHLDMAEERYETVPTDVGERAMGRAEMLGGLSLVDKARATWVLDRAKAVGSVGYVLGPDDTDAFTSSLGMEAAREAVEVEVVYFGLAPKGVKVLDLVRVQERLLAPDGCPWDAEQTHESLAPYAIEEAHELAEAIAEGDPVGIAEELGDVLMQVTFHAELSGEFDIDAVAQGISDKLIRRHPHVFADVVADDAETVVANWEDIKAEEKPERTGPFDGVPRGLPAVAAAAKVQSRAERLGFAWPDVASAAEQVAEELEEVLDAEDDTHRAEEIGDLLFAVVSMARAAGTDPEQALRGAVSRFRSRFERTVDTLATEGVDPAGLSEDDWRARWTEARDAE; this is translated from the coding sequence ATGGACGACACCACCGCCGCCCCCATGCCCCGGCTGGTCCTGATCGACACCGTCGACCAGCTGCCGGGCCTCCTTCCCCTGCACGCCTTCCAGGCGCTCCGCAGCTGCGACCTGATCGTGCTGTCCGGTCCCGAGCACCCCATGGCCCACCACCTGGACATGGCGGAGGAGCGCTACGAGACGGTGCCCACCGACGTCGGCGAACGTGCCATGGGCCGCGCCGAGATGCTCGGCGGCCTGTCGCTTGTCGACAAGGCCCGCGCCACCTGGGTGCTGGACCGCGCGAAGGCCGTCGGGTCCGTCGGCTACGTGCTGGGCCCCGACGACACCGACGCCTTCACCAGCTCCCTCGGCATGGAGGCGGCCCGCGAGGCCGTCGAGGTCGAGGTCGTCTACTTCGGCCTGGCACCCAAGGGCGTCAAGGTCCTGGACCTCGTGCGGGTGCAGGAACGGCTGCTCGCGCCCGACGGCTGCCCGTGGGACGCCGAGCAGACCCACGAGTCCCTGGCGCCCTACGCCATCGAGGAAGCCCACGAGCTGGCCGAGGCCATCGCCGAGGGTGACCCTGTGGGCATCGCCGAGGAGCTCGGCGACGTGCTCATGCAGGTGACGTTCCACGCCGAGCTGTCCGGGGAGTTCGACATCGACGCCGTCGCCCAGGGGATCAGCGACAAGCTGATCCGGCGGCACCCCCACGTCTTCGCCGACGTGGTGGCCGACGACGCCGAGACCGTCGTCGCCAACTGGGAGGACATCAAGGCCGAGGAGAAGCCCGAGCGGACCGGCCCCTTCGACGGGGTGCCGCGCGGCCTGCCGGCGGTCGCCGCCGCCGCCAAGGTCCAGTCGCGGGCCGAACGCCTCGGCTTCGCCTGGCCCGACGTCGCCTCGGCCGCCGAGCAGGTGGCCGAGGAGCTCGAGGAGGTCCTCGACGCCGAGGACGACACCCATCGTGCCGAGGAGATCGGCGACCTGCTGTTCGCCGTCGTCTCGATGGCCCGTGCCGCCGGCACCGACCCCGAGCAGGCCCTTCGCGGCGCGGTCAGCCGGTTCCGCAGCCGGTTCGAACGCACCGTCGACACGCTGGCGACGGAGGGTGTCGACCCTGCTGGCCTGTCGGAGGACGACTGGCGGGCACGCTGGACCGAGGCGCGTGACGCCGAGTAG
- the mfd gene encoding transcription-repair coupling factor, giving the protein MSAAPLPATDVRGPLSSLLSRAGEDFDDLAFTSEATVSPPLRPYVIAHLAKRRPLLVVTPTTKDAEALADDIGAFVGTDAVAIFPSWETLPHERLSPQPATVGQRLRVLDQLRRDALRIVVAPVRAVLQPMDPRLAERVPLTVSAGWDGGPTVLVDQLATLGYTRSSLVTQRGEFASRGGIVDVFPTTGDHPVRIEFWGDDVDGLREFAIADQRALETVDEVVIHAARELVLDAETAGTARKMAEQVPALADQLHMLADGVAFEGVEGLVTAIHPTPAHLPDLMPDRTGLVIVDPTQSHDRAAQLVDQAAELMITDWEQLAAAAGTDGRAAVDAAHERNERAGFADLDEVVEGYERGGTGKVWRLTPFTTADSFLKLTARPWDTFKGDVVSAAQTVKRYLAGTDERDPMTVVLTTAGHGPALRLAEVLRAEGVPVDVPKRPDDPDVDPLALVPSSPDGRAHIVECDLRTGFLSEREGICLLGEFDLFGPRRTRAGRRLPSRRAAQQAVLDLEEGDPIVHSVHGVGRYVGMVTRELRGTTTLGGGSAGKITRDYVIVEYAGADRLFVPSDQVDTLAKYVGGEDPKVMRMGGADWDRARGKVKAAVEEMASELIRLYQARMHSPGHAFSPDSTWQAELEQAFPYPETPDQLEAIDAVKEDMESPVPMDRLICGDVGFGKTEVAVRAAAKAVFDHKQCAVLVPTTLLAQQHGETFTERFSGFPVNIAVLSRFASPKEQKEILDGLAAGTVDLVIGTHRLLSKDIEFKDLGLLIVDEEQRFGVTHKERLKQMKTSVDVLTMSATPIPRTMEMAITGIRDLSTIETAPEERQPIVTQVGPMDENLAALAIRREMLREGQVFWLHNSVRTIHAAAERIKELVPGVRVGIGHGQMSESELEQVMLDFWHREFDVLVATTIIESGLDIPNANTLIVERADLFGLAQLYQLRGRVGRSRARGYAYLFHPADASLTEEAYKRLESIATHTQLGSGMSIALKDLEIRGAGSMLGADQSGSVATVGFEAYSQLMAEAVTELTQGKPTEREPEVKVDLPIDAHIPKDYIADEGLRLEAYRTIASVRDARGVKNAKAELKDRYGPLPDPVERLLTVAALKAALRRWGVTEISTTPRRTVRIHPVKLTESQQVRLQRTDRNALYNPSAELVELRMPAKGSVDLIGWLAKRLKDLFASK; this is encoded by the coding sequence ATGAGCGCCGCCCCGCTGCCCGCCACCGATGTGCGCGGCCCCCTCTCCTCCCTGCTCTCGCGCGCCGGGGAGGACTTCGACGACCTCGCCTTCACCAGCGAGGCCACCGTCAGTCCGCCGCTGCGGCCCTACGTCATCGCCCACCTCGCCAAGCGGCGTCCGCTGCTCGTCGTCACCCCCACGACCAAGGACGCCGAGGCCCTCGCCGACGACATCGGCGCGTTCGTCGGCACCGACGCGGTCGCCATCTTCCCGTCGTGGGAGACGCTGCCGCACGAACGCCTGTCGCCCCAACCCGCCACGGTCGGACAGCGCCTGCGGGTCCTCGACCAGCTGCGCCGTGACGCGCTGCGCATCGTCGTCGCCCCCGTCCGTGCCGTCCTGCAGCCCATGGACCCGCGGCTGGCCGAACGGGTGCCGCTGACGGTCTCCGCCGGATGGGACGGTGGGCCGACGGTGCTGGTCGACCAGCTGGCCACCCTCGGCTACACCCGCTCGTCGCTGGTCACCCAGCGCGGTGAGTTCGCCTCCCGCGGCGGCATCGTCGACGTGTTCCCGACCACCGGCGACCACCCCGTCCGCATCGAGTTCTGGGGCGACGACGTCGACGGCCTGCGCGAGTTCGCCATCGCCGACCAGCGTGCGCTGGAGACCGTCGACGAGGTCGTCATCCATGCCGCCCGCGAGCTGGTGCTGGACGCCGAGACCGCCGGCACCGCCCGCAAGATGGCCGAGCAGGTCCCGGCCCTGGCCGACCAGCTGCACATGCTGGCCGACGGCGTCGCCTTCGAGGGCGTGGAGGGCCTGGTCACCGCCATCCACCCCACCCCGGCCCACCTGCCCGACCTGATGCCGGACCGCACCGGGTTGGTCATCGTCGACCCGACCCAGTCCCACGATCGTGCCGCCCAGCTGGTCGACCAGGCCGCCGAGCTGATGATCACCGACTGGGAGCAGCTGGCGGCCGCCGCCGGCACCGACGGGCGTGCGGCCGTCGACGCGGCCCACGAACGCAACGAGCGGGCCGGGTTCGCCGACCTCGACGAGGTCGTCGAGGGCTACGAGCGGGGCGGGACCGGCAAGGTCTGGCGGCTGACCCCGTTCACGACCGCCGACTCGTTCTTGAAGCTGACGGCCCGTCCGTGGGACACCTTCAAGGGCGACGTGGTCAGCGCCGCCCAGACCGTCAAGCGCTACCTGGCCGGTACCGACGAACGCGACCCGATGACGGTCGTGCTGACCACCGCCGGGCACGGTCCGGCGCTGCGCCTCGCCGAGGTCCTGCGTGCCGAGGGCGTCCCCGTCGACGTGCCCAAGCGGCCTGACGATCCCGACGTCGACCCCCTCGCCCTCGTCCCCTCCAGCCCCGACGGCCGCGCCCACATCGTCGAGTGCGACCTGCGGACCGGCTTCCTGAGCGAACGCGAGGGCATCTGCCTGCTCGGCGAGTTCGACCTCTTCGGACCCCGACGGACCCGCGCCGGCCGACGGCTGCCCAGCCGCCGAGCTGCCCAGCAGGCGGTCCTGGACCTGGAGGAGGGCGACCCGATCGTCCACAGCGTCCACGGCGTCGGCCGCTACGTCGGGATGGTCACCCGCGAGCTGCGGGGCACCACCACCCTGGGCGGCGGCAGCGCCGGGAAGATCACCCGCGACTACGTCATCGTGGAGTACGCCGGCGCCGACCGGCTGTTCGTCCCCTCCGACCAGGTCGACACGCTCGCCAAGTACGTGGGCGGCGAGGACCCCAAGGTCATGAGGATGGGCGGGGCCGACTGGGACCGCGCCCGCGGCAAGGTCAAGGCCGCCGTCGAGGAGATGGCCAGCGAGCTGATCCGGCTGTACCAGGCGCGCATGCACTCGCCCGGCCACGCATTCAGCCCCGACTCGACCTGGCAGGCCGAGCTCGAGCAGGCCTTCCCGTACCCAGAGACCCCCGACCAGCTCGAGGCCATCGACGCGGTCAAGGAGGACATGGAGTCGCCGGTCCCGATGGACCGGCTGATCTGCGGCGATGTCGGCTTCGGCAAGACCGAGGTGGCCGTCCGCGCCGCCGCCAAGGCCGTGTTCGACCACAAGCAGTGCGCGGTCCTCGTGCCCACCACCCTGCTGGCCCAGCAGCACGGCGAGACCTTCACCGAACGGTTCAGCGGGTTCCCCGTCAACATCGCGGTGCTCAGCCGGTTCGCCAGCCCCAAGGAGCAGAAGGAGATCCTCGACGGGCTCGCCGCCGGCACCGTCGACCTGGTCATCGGGACCCACCGCCTGCTCAGCAAGGACATCGAGTTCAAGGACCTCGGCCTGCTGATCGTGGACGAGGAGCAGCGGTTCGGCGTCACCCACAAGGAACGCCTCAAGCAGATGAAGACCTCGGTGGACGTGCTGACGATGTCGGCAACACCCATCCCGCGGACCATGGAGATGGCGATCACGGGCATCCGTGACCTGTCCACCATCGAGACCGCACCCGAGGAACGCCAGCCCATCGTCACCCAGGTCGGGCCGATGGACGAGAACCTCGCGGCGCTGGCGATCCGTCGCGAGATGCTGCGCGAGGGCCAGGTCTTCTGGCTGCACAACTCCGTGCGCACCATCCACGCGGCCGCCGAACGCATCAAGGAGCTGGTCCCCGGCGTACGGGTCGGCATCGGCCACGGCCAGATGAGCGAGTCGGAGCTGGAGCAGGTGATGCTGGACTTCTGGCATCGCGAGTTCGACGTGCTCGTCGCCACGACGATCATCGAGTCGGGCCTGGACATCCCCAACGCCAACACGCTGATCGTCGAGCGCGCCGACCTCTTCGGCCTGGCTCAGCTGTACCAGCTGCGCGGCCGCGTCGGGCGGTCCCGCGCCCGCGGCTACGCCTACCTGTTCCACCCGGCCGACGCCTCCCTCACCGAGGAGGCCTACAAGCGGCTGGAGTCCATCGCCACGCACACCCAGCTGGGGTCGGGCATGTCGATCGCCCTGAAGGACCTCGAGATCCGTGGCGCCGGTTCGATGCTTGGGGCCGACCAGTCCGGCTCGGTGGCCACCGTCGGCTTCGAGGCCTACAGCCAGCTGATGGCCGAGGCCGTCACCGAGCTGACACAGGGCAAGCCGACCGAACGCGAGCCCGAGGTGAAGGTCGACCTGCCCATCGACGCCCACATCCCCAAGGACTACATCGCCGACGAGGGCCTGCGGCTGGAGGCCTACCGGACGATCGCCAGCGTCCGCGACGCCCGCGGCGTCAAGAACGCCAAGGCCGAGCTCAAGGACCGCTACGGCCCGCTGCCCGACCCCGTCGAGCGGCTGCTGACGGTGGCCGCGCTCAAGGCGGCGCTGCGACGCTGGGGGGTGACGGAGATCTCCACCACGCCACGGCGGACGGTGCGGATCCACCCGGTGAAGCTGACGGAGTCCCAGCAGGTGCGGCTGCAGCGGACCGACCGCAACGCCCTGTACAACCCGTCGGCGGAGCTCGTCGAGCTGCGCATGCCGGCCAAGGGATCGGTCGACCTGATCGGGTGGCTGGCCAAGCGGCTCAAGGACCTCTTCGCGAGCAAGTAG
- a CDS encoding FtsB family cell division protein, which yields MGGLVAIVVLLGAMAIGPYADYTAARGRVDTLTDEQRGLLEAVESLESERTRLEDPVSLEEEARSQLGMTRPGEIPYIVVNPPTEPPVEPDAPAVAPEPPLIERVLETVSAWFR from the coding sequence ATGGGCGGGCTGGTGGCCATCGTCGTCCTGCTCGGGGCCATGGCGATCGGCCCCTACGCCGACTACACCGCGGCCCGTGGGCGGGTGGACACCCTCACCGACGAACAGCGCGGCCTGCTGGAGGCGGTGGAGTCCCTGGAGTCCGAACGCACCCGGCTGGAGGACCCCGTGTCGCTGGAGGAGGAGGCGCGCAGCCAGCTCGGCATGACGCGCCCGGGCGAGATCCCCTACATCGTGGTCAACCCGCCGACCGAACCGCCGGTCGAGCCCGACGCCCCGGCCGTCGCCCCCGAACCCCCGCTGATCGAGCGTGTGCTGGAGACCGTGAGCGCGTGGTTCCGCTGA
- a CDS encoding peptidylprolyl isomerase, translating into MPRLLPLLLVLGLLATACGQTVGNPGVAAAVGDRNIEVSLVQDRFLERADSAAYAEAVAQLGEADAEIQERSRILGQFIVEALLEAALDQRGLDLPTEEDVQAELQGIIDQFPDEATFETELAAAGLTLEGLTEQVRLQTLAQAIEADIAAGVEVTDEEIQDLYEQQVALPEVAHILVETEDEALDVIAELEDGADFEALALERSLDTGSAQQGGVVGQLTPGAFVEPFELAASDLEPGEISEPVETQFGWHVIRTSAPPELDDELRAQIEESLQQQGSQQAMQAFMIGLSNVEEVTVNPRFGRWDGAQQIVVAGDPLGDLQPAGGAAADGLQDQPALPPTEQPG; encoded by the coding sequence ATGCCTCGACTCCTCCCACTCCTGCTCGTCCTCGGCCTGCTGGCCACCGCCTGCGGGCAGACCGTCGGCAACCCCGGCGTCGCCGCTGCCGTCGGCGACCGCAACATCGAGGTGTCGCTGGTCCAGGACCGCTTCCTCGAGCGCGCCGACTCCGCTGCCTACGCCGAGGCGGTCGCCCAGCTGGGCGAAGCCGACGCCGAGATCCAGGAGCGGTCCCGCATCCTCGGCCAGTTCATCGTCGAGGCGCTGCTGGAGGCCGCGCTCGACCAGCGCGGCCTGGACCTGCCGACCGAGGAGGATGTGCAGGCCGAGCTGCAGGGCATCATCGACCAGTTCCCCGACGAGGCGACGTTCGAGACCGAGCTGGCCGCCGCCGGGCTGACCCTGGAGGGGCTGACCGAGCAGGTTCGCCTCCAGACCCTCGCCCAGGCCATCGAGGCCGACATCGCGGCAGGTGTCGAGGTCACCGACGAGGAGATCCAGGACCTCTACGAGCAGCAGGTCGCCCTCCCCGAGGTCGCCCACATCCTGGTCGAGACCGAGGACGAGGCGCTGGACGTCATCGCCGAGCTGGAGGACGGCGCGGACTTCGAGGCCCTGGCGCTCGAGCGCTCCCTCGACACCGGCAGCGCCCAGCAGGGTGGCGTCGTCGGCCAGCTGACCCCCGGCGCCTTCGTCGAGCCCTTCGAGCTGGCCGCTTCGGACCTCGAGCCGGGCGAGATCAGCGAGCCGGTCGAGACCCAGTTCGGCTGGCACGTCATCCGCACCTCCGCCCCGCCGGAGCTGGACGACGAGCTGCGGGCCCAGATCGAGGAGAGCCTCCAGCAGCAGGGCAGCCAGCAGGCCATGCAGGCGTTCATGATCGGCCTCAGCAACGTCGAGGAGGTCACCGTCAACCCGCGCTTCGGTCGCTGGGACGGGGCGCAGCAGATCGTCGTCGCCGGTGACCCGCTGGGCGACCTCCAGCCGGCTGGCGGAGCCGCAGCGGACGGCCTGCAGGACCAGCCTGCGCTGCCGCCGACCGAGCAGCCCGGCTAG
- a CDS encoding DUF501 domain-containing protein produces MEPTDPIPDLPSPTVDALTVAADASYEAQAARPLMDADDRALGEQMIGRPLRGRSAAAVRCGWGLPAVMRVDPVLATGTPFPTVFWLACPLASSRIGTIEGSGVMVDLNARLAEDEELAAEYAAAGGRYVAFRNALGDRVPSDPAAGGMPERVKCLHSLYGHHLATDDNPIGAWVAEQLEPMGCPKPCATLPDEHPGE; encoded by the coding sequence ATGGAGCCCACCGACCCCATCCCGGACCTGCCATCACCCACCGTCGACGCCCTGACCGTCGCGGCAGACGCCTCCTACGAGGCCCAGGCGGCGCGGCCGCTGATGGACGCCGACGACCGTGCGCTGGGCGAGCAGATGATCGGCCGCCCGCTGCGGGGCCGATCGGCTGCGGCGGTGCGCTGCGGCTGGGGGCTGCCGGCGGTCATGCGGGTCGACCCGGTCCTGGCGACCGGTACTCCCTTCCCGACCGTGTTCTGGCTGGCCTGCCCGCTGGCCAGCTCGCGCATCGGCACCATCGAGGGGTCGGGCGTCATGGTCGACCTGAACGCCCGGCTGGCCGAGGACGAGGAGCTCGCCGCGGAGTACGCCGCTGCCGGTGGCCGCTACGTGGCGTTCCGCAACGCGTTGGGCGACCGGGTCCCCAGCGACCCGGCCGCAGGGGGCATGCCCGAGCGGGTCAAGTGCCTGCACAGCCTGTACGGCCACCACCTGGCGACCGACGACAACCCGATCGGCGCGTGGGTGGCCGAGCAGCTCGAGCCGATGGGCTGCCCCAAGCCCTGCGCGACGCTGCCCGACGAGCACCCGGGGGAGTGA
- a CDS encoding Ppx/GppA phosphatase family protein, whose translation MAPTAARGDGSGEVVAAVDIGTNSVRLLVARPSRDGGLRTLDRQLRITRLGAGVDRTGRLDPAAVDRTVAALGEYHARWTHLGAARVRITATSAARDASNADGFRDAVVAVTGVAPEVLTGEQEAALAFDGALAGLRAGAGGVDGPVVVLDIGGGSTELVHGTDHVLASTSRQLGSVRLTEQHLHDDPPSPSQVKAARATVTAEMIAVARLVAPEPGDVLVGTAGTVTTLAAVHLGLGEWQDGAVHGVRLSADTVAELASRLCAMPTAERVDRLGVEPGRADVIAAGALVLDGVLAHFGFVEVVVSETDILDGIARSLG comes from the coding sequence GTGGCGCCGACGGCGGCGCGGGGCGACGGGAGCGGTGAGGTCGTCGCGGCCGTCGACATCGGCACCAACTCCGTCCGGCTGCTCGTGGCGCGGCCGTCCCGCGACGGGGGGCTGCGGACCCTCGACCGCCAGCTGCGCATCACCCGCCTGGGCGCCGGGGTGGACCGGACGGGCCGGCTGGACCCGGCCGCCGTGGACCGGACCGTCGCAGCACTCGGGGAGTACCACGCCCGCTGGACACACCTCGGCGCCGCACGCGTCCGCATCACCGCCACGTCGGCCGCCCGCGACGCCTCCAACGCCGACGGCTTCCGTGACGCCGTCGTGGCCGTCACGGGCGTGGCGCCGGAGGTCCTGACCGGCGAGCAGGAGGCGGCGCTGGCCTTCGACGGCGCCCTGGCCGGGCTGCGAGCGGGGGCCGGTGGCGTCGACGGGCCGGTGGTCGTCCTCGACATCGGCGGCGGGTCCACGGAGCTCGTCCACGGCACCGACCACGTCCTGGCCTCGACGTCCCGCCAGCTCGGCTCGGTGCGCCTGACCGAGCAGCACCTCCACGACGACCCTCCCTCCCCCTCGCAGGTGAAGGCGGCCCGGGCGACGGTAACGGCGGAGATGATAGCGGTCGCCCGCCTGGTCGCCCCCGAGCCCGGCGACGTGCTCGTGGGGACCGCCGGCACGGTGACCACGTTGGCCGCGGTCCACCTCGGGCTGGGGGAGTGGCAGGACGGCGCCGTCCACGGCGTTCGGCTGTCGGCCGACACGGTGGCCGAGCTCGCCAGCCGGCTGTGCGCCATGCCCACGGCCGAGCGGGTGGACCGGCTGGGTGTCGAACCCGGCCGAGCCGACGTCATCGCCGCCGGCGCCCTGGTCCTTGACGGCGTGCTGGCCCACTTCGGCTTCGTCGAGGTCGTCGTCAGCGAGACCGACATCCTCGACGGCATCGCACGCTCCCTGGGCTGA
- a CDS encoding substrate-binding domain-containing protein, which yields MMNATIGDVAARAGVSVATVSRALRGLPNVAGSTRERVLRAAAELDYVVNPNASRLAAGRNLTVAAVVPHTQGWYFQAVLAGAQSVLEGQGYDMLLYSLPTPAARERFLTLLPFRKRVDGVLLIDIPLTDPEQRMLAGLGTDIVSVGERGAHYPGVSIDNTAAGRTATEYLLDLGHRHVGLIGGLLEDPMRFRVGRDRREGWLRALREHDVAPDPSWEFYGDFRLIDGVHGMDTLFSAHPDLTAVFCMSDEMAIGALRAIKERGLRCPEDVSVVGFDDHEVSSYIGLTTVSQPMHLLGRTAGEILLSLARDEDIGHYPRHLPTSLVVRETAAPLVQHPR from the coding sequence ATGATGAACGCCACAATCGGAGATGTAGCCGCGAGGGCCGGCGTGTCGGTCGCGACGGTGAGCCGTGCCCTCCGGGGCCTGCCCAACGTCGCAGGGTCGACCCGCGAACGTGTGCTGCGTGCCGCGGCCGAGCTGGACTACGTCGTCAACCCCAACGCGTCGAGGCTGGCTGCCGGCCGCAACCTGACCGTGGCGGCGGTCGTCCCCCACACGCAGGGCTGGTACTTCCAGGCCGTCCTCGCCGGCGCCCAGTCGGTGCTGGAGGGGCAGGGCTACGACATGCTGCTGTACTCCCTGCCGACCCCGGCCGCGCGAGAGCGGTTCCTGACGCTCCTGCCGTTCCGCAAGCGCGTCGACGGCGTCCTGCTGATCGACATCCCCCTCACCGACCCCGAGCAGCGCATGCTGGCGGGCCTCGGGACCGACATCGTCAGCGTCGGCGAGCGTGGGGCCCACTACCCGGGCGTGTCCATCGACAACACCGCCGCGGGTCGGACGGCCACCGAGTACCTGCTGGACCTCGGCCACCGCCACGTCGGGCTGATCGGGGGGCTGCTGGAGGACCCGATGCGGTTCCGGGTCGGCCGCGACCGGCGAGAGGGCTGGCTGCGGGCGCTGCGGGAACACGATGTCGCCCCGGACCCGTCGTGGGAGTTCTACGGTGACTTCCGCCTCATCGACGGCGTGCACGGCATGGACACGTTGTTCTCGGCACACCCCGACCTGACGGCGGTCTTCTGCATGTCCGACGAGATGGCCATCGGCGCCCTGCGGGCGATCAAGGAGCGCGGCCTCCGCTGTCCCGAGGACGTGTCCGTCGTCGGGTTCGACGACCACGAGGTGTCCTCCTACATCGGGCTGACGACGGTCTCCCAGCCCATGCACCTGCTGGGTCGGACCGCCGGGGAGATCCTGCTGTCGCTGGCCCGCGACGAGGACATCGGGCACTATCCGCGCCACCTGCCCACGTCGCTGGTGGTCCGCGAGACCGCCGCGCCGCTGGTGCAGCACCCCCGCTGA
- the eno gene encoding phosphopyruvate hydratase: protein MEIIDVAAREILDSRGNPTVEVEVLLEDGSTGRAGVPSGASTGAFEAVELRDGGDRYGGKGVLQAVANVNEQIRPLLVGYDATDQRDIDDALLDLDGTANKGEIGANAILGASLAVAKAAAVSRGLPLYAYLGGPNAHVLPVPMMNIINGGSHAESSVDFQEFMIAPVGAPTFAEALRMGTEVYHQLKKVLSGRGLNTALGDEGGFAPDLPSVDAALDLIAEAIGNAGYAVGDDVALAMDVASSEFFEDGTYRLEGEGRSLSSAEMVDLLADLVDRYPIVSIEDGLDEDDWDGWTALNSAIGDRCQLVGDDLFVTNVERLSKGIELESANSVLVKVNQIGTLTETLETMEMAHRNGWTCMVSHRSGETEDVTIADLAVAVNAGQIKTGAPARSDRVAKYNQLLRIEGMLGDAARYAGASAFKQRR, encoded by the coding sequence ATGGAGATCATCGACGTCGCAGCCAGGGAGATCCTGGACTCACGCGGCAACCCGACAGTCGAAGTAGAGGTGCTGCTCGAGGACGGGAGCACCGGCCGGGCCGGCGTGCCGAGCGGTGCGTCCACCGGCGCGTTCGAGGCCGTGGAGCTCAGGGACGGCGGTGACCGCTACGGCGGCAAGGGCGTCCTGCAGGCCGTCGCCAACGTCAACGAGCAGATCCGTCCGCTGCTGGTCGGCTACGACGCGACCGACCAGCGCGACATCGACGATGCGCTGCTGGACCTCGACGGCACCGCCAACAAGGGTGAGATCGGCGCCAACGCCATCCTCGGCGCCAGCCTCGCCGTCGCCAAGGCCGCGGCCGTCTCGCGCGGCTTGCCGCTGTACGCCTACCTGGGTGGGCCCAACGCCCACGTCCTGCCCGTCCCGATGATGAACATCATCAACGGTGGCTCGCACGCGGAGTCCTCGGTGGACTTCCAGGAGTTCATGATCGCCCCGGTCGGTGCCCCCACGTTCGCCGAGGCCCTCCGGATGGGCACCGAGGTCTACCACCAGCTCAAGAAGGTGCTGTCGGGCCGCGGCCTGAACACCGCCCTGGGTGACGAGGGTGGTTTCGCCCCGGACCTGCCGTCGGTGGACGCTGCCCTGGACCTCATCGCCGAGGCCATCGGCAACGCCGGGTACGCCGTCGGCGATGACGTGGCCCTCGCGATGGACGTCGCGAGCAGCGAGTTCTTCGAGGACGGCACCTACCGCCTGGAGGGGGAGGGCCGCTCGCTGTCCTCCGCCGAGATGGTCGACCTGCTGGCCGACCTCGTCGACCGGTACCCGATCGTGTCGATCGAGGACGGCCTGGACGAGGACGACTGGGACGGCTGGACCGCGCTCAACAGCGCGATCGGTGACCGCTGCCAGCTGGTCGGCGACGACCTGTTCGTGACCAACGTCGAGCGCCTCTCCAAGGGCATCGAGCTCGAGTCGGCCAACAGCGTGCTGGTGAAGGTCAACCAGATCGGCACCCTGACCGAGACCCTCGAGACGATGGAGATGGCCCACCGCAACGGCTGGACCTGCATGGTCAGCCACCGGTCGGGCGAGACCGAGGACGTCACCATCGCCGACCTGGCCGTCGCGGTGAACGCCGGGCAGATCAAGACCGGCGCGCCGGCGCGGTCGGACCGGGTCGCCAAGTACAACCAGCTGCTGCGCATCGAGGGGATGCTCGGCGACGCCGCCCGTTACGCGGGGGCGAGCGCCTTCAAGCAGCGCCGATAG
- a CDS encoding GNAT family N-acetyltransferase, which yields MVPLTLVERSFDQLDAASLLAVLRLRIDVFVVEQACAYPEVDGRDDEPGTRHVWLAGDDGRIASYLRLLDDGDVQRIGRVVTAAWARGQGLAGRLLVEVLRRHPGETVLDAQSHLTGFYAAHGFAPDGPEFVEDGIPHVPMRRPAT from the coding sequence GTGGTTCCGCTGACCCTCGTCGAGCGGTCCTTCGACCAGCTCGACGCGGCGTCGCTGCTGGCCGTCCTGCGGCTGCGCATCGACGTGTTCGTGGTGGAGCAGGCCTGCGCGTATCCCGAGGTCGACGGTCGCGACGACGAACCCGGCACCCGACACGTGTGGCTGGCCGGCGACGACGGCCGAATCGCCTCCTACCTGCGGCTGCTCGACGACGGCGACGTGCAGCGGATCGGGCGGGTCGTCACCGCCGCCTGGGCCCGCGGACAGGGCCTGGCCGGGCGGCTGCTGGTGGAGGTGCTCCGCCGCCATCCCGGCGAGACGGTGCTCGACGCGCAGTCCCACCTGACGGGCTTCTACGCCGCCCACGGGTTCGCCCCCGACGGACCGGAGTTCGTCGAGGACGGCATCCCGCACGTCCCCATGCGTCGACCGGCCACCTGA